The following coding sequences are from one Streptomyces sp. NBC_01294 window:
- a CDS encoding NAD-dependent epimerase/dehydratase family protein, whose translation MKRILVIGGSRYFGKTLVTRVRDAGHEVTVLNRGSSAPPPGVGHLVADRDDEEGLRAALGPRAFDVVVDQVCYTPLQAAVARRVFTGRTGRYVMTSTMEVYDPATLPAPSAAPSAAATTAAAPVTGAALVRRAAPVTEADLDPRRLPPAGPGPHPHGPAYAYAEGKRQAEAVFLREPAFPYVSVRSAHVLGGGRAEFTGRLAHYVERIGAGTPVAVHESPYATSFIHHRELADFLHWTAEQSFTGPVNAASHGAPDVIALCEAVAGQVGRRPRYRLVGQGEAASPFSFDRAYAMDNGRAAALGFGFGRVADWLPGAIAETRRAA comes from the coding sequence ATGAAGCGGATATTGGTCATCGGCGGCAGCCGGTATTTCGGAAAGACCCTGGTCACCCGGGTACGCGACGCGGGGCACGAGGTCACGGTCCTCAACCGGGGCTCCAGTGCGCCGCCGCCCGGCGTGGGCCACCTCGTCGCGGACCGGGACGACGAGGAAGGGCTGCGGGCGGCGCTGGGCCCGCGCGCCTTCGACGTGGTCGTCGACCAGGTCTGCTACACGCCGCTCCAGGCCGCCGTCGCCCGGCGGGTGTTCACCGGGCGGACCGGGCGCTATGTGATGACCTCGACGATGGAGGTGTACGACCCGGCGACGCTCCCCGCGCCGTCCGCCGCCCCGTCCGCTGCCGCGACCACCGCCGCGGCCCCCGTTACGGGCGCGGCCCTCGTCAGGCGCGCGGCCCCCGTCACCGAGGCGGATCTCGACCCCCGGCGCCTGCCGCCCGCCGGGCCGGGCCCGCACCCGCACGGCCCGGCGTACGCCTATGCCGAGGGGAAGCGGCAGGCCGAGGCCGTCTTCCTGCGCGAACCCGCCTTCCCGTACGTGTCCGTGCGGAGCGCGCACGTCCTCGGCGGCGGCCGGGCGGAGTTCACCGGGCGGCTGGCGCACTACGTGGAGCGGATCGGCGCCGGCACCCCGGTCGCCGTCCACGAGTCCCCGTACGCCACCTCGTTCATCCACCACCGGGAGCTGGCGGACTTCCTGCACTGGACGGCGGAGCAGAGCTTCACCGGGCCCGTCAACGCGGCCTCGCACGGCGCGCCGGACGTCATCGCGCTCTGCGAGGCGGTCGCCGGGCAGGTCGGGCGGCGGCCGCGGTACCGGCTCGTCGGACAGGGCGAGGCCGCCTCGCCGTTCTCCTTCGACCGTGCCTACGCCATGGACAACGGCCGGGCCGCCGCCCTGGGCTTCGGGTTCGGCCGGGTCGCGGACTGGCTGCCCGGGGCGATCGCCGAGACCCGGCGCGCCGCCTGA
- a CDS encoding GntR family transcriptional regulator: MNTSTTGGGGTGAGTGAGTVRYLEIAEALRREILSGELPVGAHLPSESDLAARWSASRGTVRQAVATLAAEGLIGSRQGARRIVLRRERRHSFGELNSFAQWAEGLGHRAAGRFLSRTRRPATTEEADRLALAPGTQILAVLRLRLLDGEPTMVERTAYADWVAAAVEALPADCRSVMDSLAEGSGIVAHYGEHLIDALPAGSEDARLLEIRRGSPLLRQRHVSATATGRPIEWSDDRYRAGSVTFSVSNSSVATPLERRVGDQ, encoded by the coding sequence ACGAGCACGACCGGGGGCGGAGGCACGGGCGCGGGCACGGGCGCGGGCACCGTCCGATACCTGGAGATCGCCGAGGCGCTGCGCCGCGAGATCCTCTCGGGCGAGCTCCCGGTGGGGGCGCACCTGCCCTCGGAGAGCGATCTGGCGGCGCGCTGGTCCGCCTCGCGCGGGACGGTCCGCCAGGCGGTCGCCACGCTCGCGGCGGAGGGGCTGATCGGTTCCCGGCAGGGCGCGCGGCGGATCGTCCTGCGCAGGGAGCGCCGGCACAGCTTCGGCGAGCTGAACAGCTTCGCCCAGTGGGCCGAGGGGCTCGGGCACCGGGCCGCCGGCCGCTTCCTGTCGCGGACCCGCCGGCCCGCGACGACCGAGGAGGCGGACCGGCTCGCGCTGGCGCCCGGTACGCAGATCCTGGCCGTTCTGCGGCTGCGTCTGCTCGACGGGGAACCCACCATGGTGGAGCGGACCGCGTACGCCGACTGGGTCGCGGCGGCCGTCGAGGCGCTGCCGGCGGACTGCCGGTCCGTCATGGACAGCCTGGCCGAGGGCTCCGGAATCGTCGCCCACTACGGTGAGCACCTCATCGACGCCCTCCCGGCGGGCAGCGAGGACGCCCGGCTGCTGGAGATCCGGCGCGGCAGCCCGCTGCTGCGCCAGCGGCACGTCTCCGCGACGGCGACCGGCCGCCCGATCGAGTGGTCCGACGACCGCTACCGGGCCGGCAGCGTGACCTTCAGTGTGAGCAACTCGTCGGTAGCAACCCCTTTGGAGCGGCGCGTCGGCGACCAGTGA